From a region of the Panicum virgatum strain AP13 chromosome 2K, P.virgatum_v5, whole genome shotgun sequence genome:
- the LOC120683243 gene encoding uncharacterized protein LOC120683243, with translation MSVRIKAVVDRFVKELQEALDADIQDRVMKEREMQSYIEEREREVAEREAAWKAELSRREAEIARQEARLKMEKENLEKEKSVLMGTASSQDNQDGALEITVSGEKYRCLRFSKAKK, from the exons ATGTCGGTGCGGATCAAGGCGGTGGTGGACCGGTTCGTGAAGGAGCTGCAGGAGGCGCTGGACGCGGACATCCAGGACCGCGTCATGAAGGAGCGCGAGATGCAGAGCTACATcgaggagcgcgagcgcgaggtCGCCGAGCGGGAGGCCGCGTGGAAGGCCGAGCTCTCCCGCCGCGAG GCAGAGATTGCACGGCAAGAGGCCAGGCTGAAGATGGAAAAGGAGAACCTGGAGAAGGAAAAGAGCGTCCTCATGGGAACCGCTTCCAGCCAGGACAACCAAGATGGAGCCCTTGAAATCACCGTCAGTGGCGAGAAGTACAGGTGCCTTC
- the LOC120683233 gene encoding AT-hook motif nuclear-localized protein 10-like isoform X1, translating into MMEVRPSSEQGVIPGREPFGLPKSPPTPPSSGGPQSLRMAFTTDGTPVFAPVSSAPPATATYQPLGGGAAPSLAAAGGNGRAAVHPAPAGAGEPVAKKKRGRPRKYGPDGSMSLALVPASMAAAPGPAAPGASGPFSPEGTKTPSTAPSASPEGAKKRGRPKGSTNKKHVPALGNIGSAGAGFTPHVIFVKTGEDVSAKIMSFSQHGTRAVCILSANGAISNVTLRQSATSGGTVTYEGRFEILSLSGSFLLSENGGHRSRTGGLSVSLAGPDGRVLGGSVAGLLTAASPVQIVAGSFNPHGKKEPPKQQQQQLLAPSPSDASPTPLKVAPAAPSSPPSRGTMSLSESSGGAPSPPPHAGGGSHGQQHQSAGGFSGASWK; encoded by the exons ATGATGGAGGTGAGGCCGTCTTCGGAGCAAGGGGTGATTCCGGGGAGGGAGCCGTTCGGGCTGCCGAAAagcccgccgacgccgccgtcctccggcGGCCCGCAGAGCCTGCGCATGGCGTTCACCACGGACGGCACCCCCGTCTTCGCCCCGgtgagctccgcgccgccggcgacggcgacgtacCAGCccttgggcggcggggccgctcCGAGCTTGGCTGCCGCAGGAGGCAATGGCAGAGCGGCGGTGCACCCGGCTCCCGCTGGCGCTGGCGAGCCGGTGGCCAAGAAGAAGCGTGGCCGGCCAAGGAAGTACGGCCCCGACGGCTCCATGTCGCTGGCATTGGTGCCCGCGTCCATGGCTGCGGCGCCGGGGCCCGCGGCTCCCGGCGCCTCCGGGCCTTTCTCGCCTGAAGGCACCAAGACGCCGAGCACTGCGCCGTCAGCGTCGCCGGAGGGGGCGAAGAAGCGGGGCCGGCCGAAGGGCTCCACCAACAAGAAGCACGTGCCTGCTCTTGGTAATATTG GCTCAGCAGGGGCTGGATTTACACCTCATGTCATTTTCGTTAAAACCGGCGAG GACGTATCAGCAAAGATCATGTCGTTCTCTCAGCACGGGACGCGCGCGGTCTGCATCCTCTCAGCAAATGGCGCCATATCAAATGTGACGCTTCGGCAGTCTGCTACCTCTGGTGGAACAGTGACATACGAG GGCCGGTTCGAGATACTGTCCCTGTCCGGGTCGTTCCTTCTGTCGGAGAACGGCGGCCATCGCAGTCGAACCGGTGGGCTCAGCGTTTCGCTAGCAGGCCCTGACGGCCGTGTCCTGGGCGGCAGTGTCGCCGGACTTCTCACAGCTGCTTCGCCAGTACAG atCGTAGCGGGGAGCTTCAACCCCCATGGAAAGAAGGAACcgccgaagcagcagcagcaacagctgcTTGCCCCGTCACCGTCGGACGCGTCACCGACGCCGCTAAAggtcgcgccggcggcgccgagcagcCCGCCGTCCAGGGGCACGATGAGCCTGAGCGAGTCATCCGGCGGGGCCCCGAGCCCCCCGCCGCACGCAGGCGGCGGCAGCCACGGGCAGCAGCACCAGTCGGCAGGGGGTTTCTCCGGCGCGTCCTGGAAATGA
- the LOC120683233 gene encoding AT-hook motif nuclear-localized protein 10-like isoform X2 codes for MMEVRPSSEQGVIPGREPFGLPKSPPTPPSSGGPQSLRMAFTTDGTPVFAPVSSAPPATATYQPLGGGAAPSLAAAGGNGRAAVHPAPAGAGEPVAKKKRGRPRKYGPDGSMSLALVPASMAAAPGPAAPGASGPFSPEGTKTPSTAPSASPEGAKKRGRPKGSTNKKHVPALGSAGAGFTPHVIFVKTGEDVSAKIMSFSQHGTRAVCILSANGAISNVTLRQSATSGGTVTYEGRFEILSLSGSFLLSENGGHRSRTGGLSVSLAGPDGRVLGGSVAGLLTAASPVQIVAGSFNPHGKKEPPKQQQQQLLAPSPSDASPTPLKVAPAAPSSPPSRGTMSLSESSGGAPSPPPHAGGGSHGQQHQSAGGFSGASWK; via the exons ATGATGGAGGTGAGGCCGTCTTCGGAGCAAGGGGTGATTCCGGGGAGGGAGCCGTTCGGGCTGCCGAAAagcccgccgacgccgccgtcctccggcGGCCCGCAGAGCCTGCGCATGGCGTTCACCACGGACGGCACCCCCGTCTTCGCCCCGgtgagctccgcgccgccggcgacggcgacgtacCAGCccttgggcggcggggccgctcCGAGCTTGGCTGCCGCAGGAGGCAATGGCAGAGCGGCGGTGCACCCGGCTCCCGCTGGCGCTGGCGAGCCGGTGGCCAAGAAGAAGCGTGGCCGGCCAAGGAAGTACGGCCCCGACGGCTCCATGTCGCTGGCATTGGTGCCCGCGTCCATGGCTGCGGCGCCGGGGCCCGCGGCTCCCGGCGCCTCCGGGCCTTTCTCGCCTGAAGGCACCAAGACGCCGAGCACTGCGCCGTCAGCGTCGCCGGAGGGGGCGAAGAAGCGGGGCCGGCCGAAGGGCTCCACCAACAAGAAGCACGTGCCTGCTCTTG GCTCAGCAGGGGCTGGATTTACACCTCATGTCATTTTCGTTAAAACCGGCGAG GACGTATCAGCAAAGATCATGTCGTTCTCTCAGCACGGGACGCGCGCGGTCTGCATCCTCTCAGCAAATGGCGCCATATCAAATGTGACGCTTCGGCAGTCTGCTACCTCTGGTGGAACAGTGACATACGAG GGCCGGTTCGAGATACTGTCCCTGTCCGGGTCGTTCCTTCTGTCGGAGAACGGCGGCCATCGCAGTCGAACCGGTGGGCTCAGCGTTTCGCTAGCAGGCCCTGACGGCCGTGTCCTGGGCGGCAGTGTCGCCGGACTTCTCACAGCTGCTTCGCCAGTACAG atCGTAGCGGGGAGCTTCAACCCCCATGGAAAGAAGGAACcgccgaagcagcagcagcaacagctgcTTGCCCCGTCACCGTCGGACGCGTCACCGACGCCGCTAAAggtcgcgccggcggcgccgagcagcCCGCCGTCCAGGGGCACGATGAGCCTGAGCGAGTCATCCGGCGGGGCCCCGAGCCCCCCGCCGCACGCAGGCGGCGGCAGCCACGGGCAGCAGCACCAGTCGGCAGGGGGTTTCTCCGGCGCGTCCTGGAAATGA